The following proteins are co-located in the Methylomonas sp. 11b genome:
- a CDS encoding acetyl-CoA carboxylase biotin carboxylase subunit, producing the protein MLRKILIANRGEIAVRIIRACAEMGIRSAAIYSEADRFALHVKKADESHYIGSEPLAGYLNIYGLVDLALRTGCDAIHPGYGFLSENAQFARACQERGLVFIGPSAEVIQRMGDKTEARSAMIAAGLPVTPGSDGNLDSVEHALQVAEQIGYPIMLKATSGGGGRGIRRCDNPNELRQNYQRVISEATKAFGSADVFLEKCVVNPIHIEVQVLADHFGNTIHLYERDCSIQRRNQKLIEIAPSPQLDEAQRQYLGGLAVMAAKAVGYTNAGTVEFLLDANGRFYFMEMNTRVQVEHTITETITGVDIVEEQIRVAAGLPLRFKQEEIVRRGYAIQFRVNAEDPKNNFLPSFGHISRYYAPGGPGVRTDTAIYTGYEVPPFYDSMLAKVIVSAMTWEDAINRGERALKDMGLFGIKTTIPYYLKILGHPDFRRGRFNTGFVEANPDLVNYSNKPRPEILASVLAAVVASHTGL; encoded by the coding sequence ATGTTACGCAAAATACTGATCGCCAATCGCGGCGAAATTGCTGTCCGTATCATTCGGGCCTGCGCGGAAATGGGTATTCGTTCAGCAGCTATTTATTCGGAAGCCGATCGCTTTGCCTTACACGTCAAGAAGGCTGACGAATCCCATTACATCGGCAGTGAGCCGCTGGCCGGCTACTTGAACATCTATGGTTTAGTGGATCTAGCATTACGCACCGGCTGCGATGCCATCCATCCCGGCTATGGTTTTTTATCCGAAAATGCCCAATTTGCGCGTGCCTGCCAGGAACGCGGCTTGGTGTTTATCGGCCCTTCCGCGGAAGTGATTCAGCGCATGGGCGATAAAACCGAAGCCCGCAGCGCGATGATCGCCGCCGGCCTGCCGGTCACCCCCGGCTCTGATGGCAATCTGGACAGCGTCGAGCATGCCCTGCAGGTGGCAGAACAGATCGGTTACCCCATCATGCTGAAAGCTACGTCAGGTGGCGGTGGGCGCGGCATCCGGCGTTGCGATAATCCCAACGAGTTGCGGCAAAACTATCAGCGGGTGATTTCCGAAGCCACCAAGGCCTTCGGTAGCGCTGACGTGTTTTTGGAAAAATGCGTGGTTAACCCCATTCATATCGAGGTGCAGGTGCTGGCCGATCATTTTGGCAACACCATTCATCTCTACGAACGCGATTGTTCGATACAGCGCCGCAATCAAAAATTGATCGAAATCGCCCCGTCCCCGCAACTGGATGAAGCGCAACGCCAGTACCTGGGCGGTTTGGCGGTGATGGCAGCCAAAGCTGTGGGTTACACCAATGCCGGCACCGTGGAGTTTCTGCTGGATGCTAACGGTCGCTTCTATTTCATGGAAATGAACACCCGGGTGCAAGTTGAACACACCATCACCGAAACCATCACCGGTGTGGACATTGTCGAAGAACAAATTCGCGTAGCCGCCGGCTTGCCGCTGCGTTTCAAGCAGGAAGAAATCGTCAGACGCGGTTACGCTATTCAATTCCGCGTCAATGCCGAGGACCCGAAAAACAATTTCCTACCCAGCTTCGGCCACATCTCCCGTTACTACGCCCCCGGCGGACCCGGCGTCCGGACCGACACGGCGATTTACACCGGATACGAGGTACCGCCGTTTTATGACTCGATGCTGGCTAAAGTGATCGTCAGCGCGATGACCTGGGAAGACGCGATTAATCGCGGCGAGCGCGCCTTGAAAGACATGGGCTTGTTCGGGATCAAAACCACGATCCCCTATTACTTGAAAATTCTCGGTCATCCGGATTTTCGCCGTGGCCGCTTTAACACCGGCTTTGTCGAAGCTAATCCAGACCTAGTCAACTATTCCAACAAGCCGCGACCGGAAATTCTGGCTAGCGTGCTGGCGGCGGTTGTCGCCTCCCATACTGGCCTGTAA